Proteins encoded together in one Papaver somniferum cultivar HN1 unplaced genomic scaffold, ASM357369v1 unplaced-scaffold_21, whole genome shotgun sequence window:
- the LOC113340240 gene encoding uncharacterized protein LOC113340240, which translates to MAQVDVNFDLKKHYYDSIFGTESDVIEEVFGASDDDMEDSMVEESKIQKQEKAYDNFSESRLEAAAKKLRDQYKSLENAKRQRKIQVLENTPMFFRLQKPKKIISRRHPKLETRLRRLKI; encoded by the exons ATGGCACAAGTTGATGTAAATTTTGATCTCAAGAAACACTATTATGATTCTATATTCGGTACAGAAAGTGATGTTATCGAAGAGGTATTTGGTGCTAGTGACGACGATATGGAAGACAGCATGGTAGAAGAATCCAAAATCCAGAAACAAGAAAAAGCTTATGATAACTTTTCGGAATCAAGACTTGAAGCTGCTGCAAAGAAGCTGCGTGACCAGTATAAAAGCCTGGAGAATG CCAAAAGGCAAAGAAAAATTCAAGTCCTGGAAAATACTCCAATGTTTTTCCGCTTACAAAAACCGAAGAAAATCATCTCAAGAAGACATCCAAAATTGGAAACGAGGCTTCGCCGACTAAAAATCTAA